A genomic region of Roseateles amylovorans contains the following coding sequences:
- a CDS encoding PLP-dependent aminotransferase family protein, giving the protein MDTSTAAARTGPSVLSRNASQPLAQQLAQRFAARIQQRLLLPGARLPSVRDCARHHGVSPYTVVAAYDQLLAQGLLEARKKRGFFVRETRPQSIRTPTAHDTPAQAPLPPPVDAGALIRGMFQADARRSPGLGTLPAEWLDLGLLQSTLRRLAAQADDALLSGYGEPLGDERLRRALSRRLLDIAIHAESDQIMTTVGATHGLDLTTRAFLKPGDAVLVDEPGWAIEYARLSQAGMRLLPVPRGAQGPDLAVMRRLIAEHQPRMYVTVSVLHNPTGATLSLAHAHQVLQIAHEADLLIVEDDTYALFAPNHAPRLAALDQLRRTLYISGFSKMLSPAWRVGFIAASPERIAQLTELKLLASLTTSPLMDRAVALCLDQGLLRRHAERVAAKLEAARQRCVRLAEEAGCRFAAAPAGLFGWVDVGVDTERLAQPMLDQGWLIAPGILFSPTRQPGTLMRINFATSQDARFWRALEKARDALRR; this is encoded by the coding sequence ATGGATACCAGCACAGCCGCCGCGCGGACCGGTCCCTCGGTCCTGTCGCGCAATGCCAGCCAGCCGCTGGCGCAGCAACTCGCCCAACGCTTTGCGGCCCGCATCCAGCAGCGGCTGCTGCTGCCGGGCGCCCGACTGCCGTCGGTGCGGGATTGCGCCCGGCACCACGGGGTGAGTCCCTACACCGTGGTGGCGGCGTACGACCAGTTGCTGGCGCAGGGTCTGCTGGAAGCGCGCAAGAAGCGTGGGTTTTTCGTTCGCGAAACCCGACCGCAATCGATCCGCACGCCCACCGCCCACGACACGCCCGCGCAGGCACCCTTGCCGCCGCCGGTCGACGCGGGCGCGCTGATCCGCGGCATGTTCCAGGCCGATGCCCGCCGCTCGCCCGGGCTGGGCACCCTGCCGGCGGAGTGGCTGGACCTGGGGCTGCTGCAGTCGACGCTGCGGCGACTGGCCGCGCAGGCCGACGATGCCTTGCTCTCCGGCTACGGCGAGCCGCTGGGCGACGAGCGCCTGCGCCGTGCGCTGTCGCGCCGGCTGCTGGACATCGCCATCCATGCCGAGTCCGACCAGATCATGACCACCGTCGGCGCCACCCATGGGCTGGACCTGACCACCCGCGCCTTCCTCAAGCCTGGCGATGCGGTGCTGGTCGACGAACCCGGCTGGGCGATTGAATATGCGCGGCTGTCGCAGGCCGGCATGCGGCTGCTGCCGGTGCCTCGCGGCGCACAGGGCCCGGACCTGGCCGTCATGCGGCGCTTGATCGCGGAACACCAACCCCGGATGTATGTGACGGTCTCGGTGCTGCACAACCCCACCGGCGCCACGCTCAGCCTGGCCCATGCGCATCAGGTGCTGCAGATCGCGCACGAGGCCGATCTGCTGATCGTCGAGGATGACACCTACGCCCTGTTCGCGCCCAACCACGCACCGCGCCTGGCCGCGCTCGACCAGTTGCGGCGCACGCTCTACATCTCCGGTTTCTCGAAGATGCTGTCTCCGGCCTGGCGGGTGGGCTTCATCGCGGCCAGCCCGGAGCGCATTGCGCAGCTCACCGAGCTCAAGCTGCTGGCCTCGCTCACCACCAGCCCGCTGATGGATCGCGCGGTCGCGCTGTGTCTGGACCAGGGGCTGCTGAGGCGCCATGCCGAGCGGGTCGCCGCCAAGCTGGAAGCGGCCCGCCAGCGCTGTGTGCGGCTGGCTGAAGAGGCCGGCTGCCGATTCGCCGCCGCGCCTGCGGGCCTGTTCGGCTGGGTGGATGTGGGCGTCGACACCGAGCGGCTGGCCCAGCCGATGCTGGACCAGGGATGGCTGATCGCGCCGGGCATCCTGTTCAGCCCCACCCGCCAGCCGGGTACGCTGATGCGGATCAATTTCGCCACCTCGCAGGATGCGCGCTTCTGGCGAGCGCTGGAGAAGGCGCGGGACGCGTTGCGCCGCTGA
- a CDS encoding PLP-dependent aminotransferase family protein → MNRSPWTQARRAARMNPSIIREILKVTEKPGVLSMAGGLPSADTFPVEAIRAACDRVLSTQSKEALQYAASEGLAPLRAWVAEKVAALGIQASPDQVLITSGSQQGLDLVGKLLCDAGAPVAVETPTYLGALQAFSPYEPIFASLASDEEGPLPQAIEALPHDAPGTRFAYLLPNYQNPTGRVMGQARREAVVAAARKAGVPIVEDNPYGDLWFDQAPPQSLSALWPEGSIYLGSFSKVLTPGFRLGYIVAPTELYPKLLQAKQAADLHTPGFNQRVVYEVIKDGFLDQHVPKIRARYKANRDAMAAALREALPPGCEWRTPEGGMFFWIRLPEGLDAMALLPHAVEAGIAYVPGAAFYAHHPDPRTLRLSFVTLTPDLIREGVDKLGRVLHEALAAAEAPTP, encoded by the coding sequence ATGAATCGCAGTCCCTGGACCCAGGCTCGACGCGCCGCGCGCATGAACCCGTCCATCATTCGAGAAATCCTGAAGGTCACCGAGAAGCCGGGCGTGCTGTCGATGGCCGGCGGTCTGCCGTCGGCGGACACCTTCCCGGTCGAGGCGATCCGGGCCGCCTGCGACCGGGTGCTGAGCACCCAGTCCAAGGAAGCCCTGCAGTACGCCGCCAGCGAAGGGCTGGCACCGCTGCGCGCCTGGGTGGCCGAGAAGGTGGCCGCGCTGGGCATCCAGGCCAGTCCGGACCAGGTGTTGATCACCAGCGGGTCCCAGCAGGGTCTGGACCTGGTGGGCAAGCTGCTGTGCGATGCCGGTGCGCCGGTCGCGGTCGAGACGCCCACCTACCTCGGTGCGCTGCAGGCCTTTTCGCCGTATGAGCCGATCTTCGCCAGTCTGGCCAGCGATGAGGAAGGCCCGTTGCCCCAGGCCATCGAGGCCCTGCCGCATGATGCGCCGGGCACCCGCTTCGCCTACCTGCTGCCCAACTACCAGAACCCCACCGGCCGGGTGATGGGGCAGGCCCGCCGCGAAGCGGTGGTGGCGGCCGCGCGCAAGGCGGGCGTGCCCATCGTCGAGGACAACCCCTACGGCGACCTCTGGTTCGATCAGGCCCCGCCGCAGTCGCTGAGCGCGCTGTGGCCCGAGGGCAGCATCTACCTGGGCTCGTTCTCCAAGGTGCTGACGCCGGGCTTCCGCCTCGGCTACATCGTGGCGCCGACCGAGCTCTATCCCAAGCTGCTGCAGGCCAAGCAGGCCGCCGATCTGCACACGCCCGGCTTCAACCAGCGGGTGGTGTACGAGGTGATCAAGGACGGCTTCCTGGACCAGCATGTGCCCAAGATCCGCGCCCGCTACAAGGCCAATCGCGATGCGATGGCCGCGGCCCTGCGGGAGGCGCTGCCGCCCGGCTGCGAATGGCGCACGCCGGAGGGCGGCATGTTCTTCTGGATCCGTCTGCCCGAGGGGCTGGACGCGATGGCGCTGCTGCCGCATGCGGTCGAGGCCGGCATCGCCTATGTGCCGGGCGCCGCGTTCTATGCGCACCATCCGGATCCGCGCACGCTGCGCCTGTCCTTCGTCACTCTGACCCCGGACCTGATCCGCGAAGGCGTGGACAAGCTGGGCCGGGTGCTGCACGAAGCGCTGGCCGCGGCGGAAGCGCCCACGCCGTGA
- a CDS encoding GNAT family N-acetyltransferase, which yields MTPVGTGAGDAPPVTPPPAEDVSPRLDDAWTEADLAVVHDVIRRTYWAEDIPLEVMRRAMAGSLNLLMRSHSGDLIGYARVVTDRATFAYLCDVFVLEGRRGQGLGDWMIGQVVAHPALQGLRRFSLFTRDAHALYARHGFTPLATPDRGMEIVRPGLYRSHPPQPPRPN from the coding sequence GTGACCCCCGTCGGGACCGGCGCCGGCGACGCTCCGCCAGTGACGCCGCCGCCCGCCGAGGATGTGTCGCCGCGGTTGGATGACGCCTGGACCGAGGCCGACCTGGCCGTCGTCCATGACGTCATCCGCCGGACCTACTGGGCCGAGGACATCCCGCTGGAGGTGATGCGACGCGCCATGGCGGGCTCGCTCAATCTTCTGATGCGCAGCCACTCGGGCGACCTGATCGGCTACGCCCGGGTGGTGACCGACCGGGCCACCTTCGCCTATCTGTGCGACGTGTTCGTGCTGGAAGGCCGTCGCGGTCAGGGCTTGGGCGATTGGATGATCGGACAGGTGGTCGCTCATCCCGCGCTTCAGGGACTGCGGCGCTTCTCGTTGTTCACACGCGACGCCCACGCCCTCTACGCCCGCCATGGGTTCACCCCCCTGGCCACCCCGGACCGTGGCATGGAGATCGTGCGCCCGGGTCTGTACCGCTCGCATCCGCCACAGCCTCCCCGCCCGAACTGA
- a CDS encoding PhzF family phenazine biosynthesis protein has protein sequence MSTPSQVPQLRRFVQVDVFTQEALKGNPLAVVVDGAGLDEATMASFARWTNLSETTFLLPPTDPAADYRVRIFTPVGELPFAGHPTLGSAHAWLAAGGDAKKPGVVVQECGIGLVPIRRDGARLAFAAPPLLREGPVEASVRHQVLRALRIGDEELLDLVWIDNGPQWMVARLASPDAVLALKPDFVSMAGLKVGVVAAYPPGSPQDFEVRGFVPGLGIPEDPVTGSLNAGLALWLQGAGLAPDRYVAAQGAALGRAGRIHVVREGGHCWIGGDVTPLIHGQVRL, from the coding sequence ATGTCCACCCCTTCTCAAGTCCCGCAACTGCGCCGCTTCGTCCAGGTCGACGTGTTCACCCAGGAGGCCTTGAAGGGCAATCCGCTGGCGGTGGTCGTCGACGGTGCGGGCCTGGACGAGGCCACCATGGCCTCGTTCGCCCGTTGGACCAATTTGTCCGAGACCACGTTCCTGTTGCCCCCGACCGATCCGGCGGCGGACTATCGGGTGCGCATCTTCACGCCGGTGGGCGAGTTGCCATTTGCCGGTCATCCGACCTTGGGATCGGCGCATGCCTGGCTGGCGGCCGGGGGCGATGCCAAGAAGCCGGGCGTGGTGGTGCAGGAATGCGGCATCGGCCTGGTGCCCATCCGCCGCGACGGCGCCCGGTTGGCGTTCGCCGCGCCGCCGCTGCTGCGCGAGGGGCCGGTGGAGGCTTCGGTGCGGCACCAGGTCTTGCGCGCGTTGCGCATCGGGGACGAGGAACTGCTGGATCTGGTGTGGATCGACAACGGGCCGCAGTGGATGGTGGCGCGCCTGGCTTCGCCGGATGCGGTGCTCGCGTTGAAGCCTGATTTCGTGTCAATGGCGGGACTCAAGGTGGGTGTCGTTGCCGCTTATCCTCCAGGTTCGCCGCAGGATTTCGAGGTCCGGGGCTTCGTGCCGGGGCTGGGCATACCGGAAGACCCGGTCACCGGCAGCCTCAACGCAGGTCTGGCACTATGGCTGCAGGGCGCCGGTCTGGCGCCCGATCGCTACGTGGCCGCCCAGGGCGCTGCCTTGGGCCGCGCCGGACGAATCCATGTGGTGCGCGAGGGGGGACATTGCTGGATAGGCGGCGATGTCACACCGTTGATCCACGGTCAGGTGAGGTTGTGA
- a CDS encoding VOC family protein — protein MSMEVDHLVVAANTLEEGRAWCEQVLGVAPQPGGRHALMGTHNVLLNISAANYPRCYLEIIAIDPEAPPPGRARWFDLDQPAVRERLKEGPALLHWVARVPNLDAALAYWLGEGVDAGQPIEGSRGDLSWRLALREDGRRLRKEGLPTPIEWQGDAHPTDKLPDSGVQLLTFEARDGLSATLSTPKGEVELQAIEATLA, from the coding sequence ATGAGCATGGAAGTCGATCATCTCGTTGTCGCCGCAAACACGCTGGAGGAGGGCCGCGCCTGGTGCGAGCAGGTCCTGGGCGTCGCGCCGCAACCCGGCGGGCGCCATGCGCTGATGGGCACGCACAACGTGCTGCTCAACATCAGCGCGGCGAACTACCCGCGGTGCTATCTGGAAATCATCGCCATTGATCCGGAGGCGCCGCCGCCGGGCCGGGCCCGCTGGTTCGATCTGGACCAGCCCGCCGTGCGCGAGCGGCTCAAGGAGGGGCCGGCCCTGTTGCACTGGGTCGCCCGCGTGCCCAACCTGGACGCGGCGCTGGCCTACTGGCTGGGCGAGGGCGTGGATGCCGGCCAGCCGATCGAAGGCTCACGCGGTGACCTGAGCTGGCGACTGGCCCTGCGGGAGGACGGCCGTCGGCTTCGCAAGGAAGGCCTGCCGACGCCGATCGAATGGCAAGGCGATGCCCATCCCACCGACAAGCTGCCCGACAGTGGCGTGCAACTGCTGACGTTCGAGGCTCGGGATGGTCTGAGCGCCACCTTGTCCACGCCCAAGGGCGAGGTCGAGCTGCAGGCGATCGAGGCCACCCTGGCCTGA
- a CDS encoding alanyl-tRNA editing protein, which translates to MSTVDLFRDDAQRRECTATLLRADERGLLLDRTVFYPQGGGQAGDAGELTLGDGRVIRIVDTRKGDGGEILHLPAPEQALALEGLVPGLPVTARIDWARRHAHMRFHTATHLLCALVPHPVDGCSITAGYARLDFHMTDALDKDTLTAGIARLVAQAQPVRHRWITDEELDANPGLVRSMSVQPPRGSGRVRLLEIEGIDLQPCGGTHVANTAEIGDVVVTKIEKKSAKTRRVVLGFASPVVPAVAGVGTSCAASEVITPSTGACA; encoded by the coding sequence ATGAGTACGGTGGATCTGTTTCGCGATGATGCGCAACGGCGTGAGTGCACAGCGACCCTGCTGCGCGCCGATGAGCGGGGTCTGCTGCTGGACCGCACCGTCTTCTATCCACAGGGTGGCGGTCAGGCCGGAGATGCGGGTGAACTGACGCTGGGCGACGGTCGGGTGATCCGCATCGTCGACACCCGCAAGGGCGACGGTGGCGAGATCCTCCATCTGCCGGCGCCGGAACAGGCCTTGGCGTTGGAGGGCCTGGTGCCCGGCCTGCCGGTGACAGCCCGCATCGACTGGGCCCGTCGCCATGCCCACATGCGCTTCCATACCGCCACGCATCTGCTGTGCGCGCTGGTGCCGCACCCGGTGGATGGCTGCTCGATCACGGCGGGCTATGCGCGCCTGGACTTCCACATGACCGATGCGCTGGACAAGGACACGCTGACCGCCGGGATCGCGCGCCTGGTGGCGCAGGCCCAACCGGTCCGCCATCGGTGGATCACCGATGAGGAGCTGGATGCCAACCCCGGGCTGGTCCGCAGCATGAGCGTGCAGCCGCCGCGCGGCAGCGGGCGGGTTCGGCTGCTGGAGATCGAGGGCATCGACCTTCAACCCTGCGGCGGCACGCATGTGGCCAACACGGCGGAGATCGGCGACGTGGTGGTCACCAAGATCGAAAAGAAATCCGCCAAGACGCGGCGCGTGGTGCTGGGGTTTGCGTCTCCCGTCGTACCGGCCGTGGCGGGCGTGGGCACGTCTTGTGCCGCATCTGAGGTGATCACCCCTTCGACAGGAGCTTGCGCATGA
- a CDS encoding glutathione S-transferase C-terminal domain-containing protein — MTTASLRVLGRAASINVRKVLWTGVELGLDVQREDVDVTSDDFRALNPNAMMPVLIDARVPRASTVAGEAPVLQGGVSGAPGAVFSMWESNSICRYLVDQEGRVDLLPTAARERALVEMWMDWQATELNNSWRYAFMGLVRRSPAHQDAAQLAAGVANWNRHMGILAGQLQRSGGPFVLGARFTLADVVLGLSTHRWRSAPIEHAALPALEAYYQRLCERPGFFVYGRDAGP, encoded by the coding sequence ATGACGACCGCTTCCTTGCGTGTGCTGGGCCGGGCCGCTTCGATCAATGTCCGCAAGGTGTTGTGGACCGGCGTGGAACTGGGCCTGGATGTACAGCGAGAGGACGTCGACGTCACCAGCGACGACTTTCGCGCACTGAATCCGAACGCGATGATGCCGGTGCTGATCGATGCCCGCGTACCGCGCGCCAGCACGGTTGCCGGTGAGGCGCCGGTGCTGCAGGGCGGTGTGTCCGGCGCGCCTGGCGCGGTCTTCTCGATGTGGGAAAGCAACAGCATCTGCCGCTATCTGGTCGACCAGGAAGGGCGCGTGGACCTGCTCCCCACCGCCGCCAGGGAGCGGGCGCTGGTGGAGATGTGGATGGACTGGCAGGCCACTGAACTGAACAACAGTTGGCGCTATGCCTTCATGGGTCTGGTGCGTCGCAGCCCTGCGCATCAGGACGCAGCGCAACTGGCGGCCGGCGTGGCCAACTGGAATCGGCACATGGGCATCCTGGCCGGGCAGTTGCAGCGCAGCGGTGGGCCCTTCGTCCTGGGCGCACGTTTCACCTTGGCCGATGTCGTGCTGGGTCTGTCCACCCACCGCTGGCGGTCTGCGCCGATCGAGCATGCCGCGCTGCCGGCGCTGGAGGCCTATTACCAGCGGCTGTGCGAACGGCCGGGGTTCTTTGTCTACGGGCGGGATGCCGGGCCTTGA
- a CDS encoding GNAT family N-acetyltransferase, whose product MDTPEISLITPDSPALWEEARVILREYAQTLNVDLCFQNFEQELASLPGEYADPQGALLLATVDGQVAGCGGFRPLADVDYANACEMKRLFVRPAFRRFGLGRTMAHALIDRATGAGYSSMLLDTLDDMEAARDLYDSLGFVEIPPYYFNPIAGAHYLKVDLV is encoded by the coding sequence GTGGATACCCCTGAGATATCGCTGATCACGCCCGATTCGCCGGCGTTGTGGGAAGAAGCCCGCGTCATCTTGCGTGAATATGCGCAAACGCTGAACGTTGACCTCTGCTTCCAGAACTTCGAGCAGGAGCTCGCCAGCCTGCCCGGCGAATACGCCGATCCGCAAGGCGCGTTGCTGCTGGCTACGGTGGACGGCCAGGTGGCGGGATGCGGCGGCTTTCGTCCGCTGGCGGATGTGGACTACGCCAATGCCTGCGAAATGAAGCGGCTGTTCGTGCGGCCTGCCTTCCGACGTTTCGGATTGGGCCGCACCATGGCGCACGCATTGATCGATCGCGCCACCGGCGCTGGCTATTCCAGCATGCTGCTGGATACGCTGGACGACATGGAGGCGGCTCGTGATCTCTACGACAGTCTGGGCTTCGTCGAGATTCCACCCTACTACTTCAATCCGATCGCCGGTGCGCACTATCTGAAAGTGGATTTGGTCTGA
- a CDS encoding SMP-30/gluconolactonase/LRE family protein yields MSTQNPHTPGALDVSTAATATASTSDAFFQIEPASLTPALLGESPFWHPRQQRLYYLDIPGHALFRLDDGASEPQRWALNDEPGCVVPLAQGGLLIAQRNGLWRFDPDAGDYECLAEPPYDASKRRFNDGKADAQGRLWVGTIDDARQPESALYVFRHGQFEMVQSGITTSNGLAWSPDGKTMYWSDTKAHEVYRFAFDESSGTLGDRELFARFEPRAADQPLLTYGGRPDGAAMDVEGCYWVAMMEGQQLLRFSPEGLLLQRIELPVRCATMPTFGGADLRTLFVTTAREKRSEEELGAQPWAGCVLRMRVPVAGLPVQFAKLD; encoded by the coding sequence ATGTCGACGCAGAACCCTCACACCCCTGGCGCACTGGATGTTTCCACTGCGGCCACCGCCACCGCCTCCACCTCCGACGCCTTCTTCCAGATCGAACCGGCCTCGCTCACCCCGGCCCTGCTGGGGGAGTCGCCGTTCTGGCATCCGCGCCAGCAGCGCCTGTACTACCTCGACATTCCGGGTCATGCGCTGTTTCGCCTCGATGACGGCGCGAGCGAACCGCAGCGCTGGGCCCTGAATGACGAGCCCGGCTGCGTGGTGCCTCTGGCGCAGGGCGGCCTGCTGATTGCGCAGCGCAATGGGCTGTGGCGTTTCGATCCCGATGCCGGCGATTACGAATGCCTGGCCGAGCCGCCCTATGACGCCAGCAAGCGCCGATTCAATGACGGCAAGGCGGATGCGCAAGGTCGTCTGTGGGTCGGCACGATTGACGATGCACGCCAGCCGGAATCGGCGCTCTATGTCTTTCGGCATGGGCAATTCGAGATGGTGCAGTCCGGCATCACCACCTCCAATGGACTGGCCTGGAGTCCGGACGGCAAGACGATGTATTGGTCCGACACCAAGGCGCATGAGGTCTACCGTTTCGCGTTCGACGAGTCCTCCGGCACCTTGGGTGATCGTGAGTTGTTCGCGCGCTTCGAGCCGCGCGCGGCGGACCAGCCGCTGTTAACCTATGGCGGGCGGCCGGACGGTGCAGCGATGGATGTGGAGGGCTGCTACTGGGTCGCGATGATGGAGGGGCAGCAGCTGTTGCGCTTCTCGCCAGAAGGCCTGCTGCTTCAGCGCATCGAACTGCCGGTGCGCTGCGCCACGATGCCGACCTTTGGTGGTGCAGATCTGCGCACGCTTTTCGTCACCACTGCACGAGAAAAGCGCAGCGAGGAAGAGCTGGGCGCACAACCTTGGGCCGGTTGTGTGTTGCGCATGCGCGTGCCGGTGGCGGGTTTGCCGGTGCAGTTCGCCAAGCTCGACTGA
- a CDS encoding ATP synthase subunit I, whose translation MNPDPVGADPVRAPNMSNVPSVRDVPEAPLTTPTTVPKALSPDADVRRHSLADPDPWEEQPAGLADGESAFKPLTREQAQDLRARQPALSPWSLVGWQAMAGVVMVAGWGLWTLQGDKTWSALFGAVSVVVPNALMAWGMTRRSAMAGSASMLSFMVWELIKIILAVAILVAVVLRYPALSWPALLSALVVCLKANWLVLLRQGRIRK comes from the coding sequence GTGAATCCCGATCCCGTGGGTGCCGACCCTGTGCGCGCGCCGAACATGTCGAATGTGCCAAGCGTTCGCGATGTTCCAGAAGCGCCACTGACGACACCGACGACGGTGCCGAAGGCCTTGTCGCCTGACGCTGATGTGCGCCGCCACTCGTTGGCGGACCCGGATCCCTGGGAAGAACAGCCTGCAGGACTTGCGGACGGTGAATCTGCTTTCAAGCCCCTGACGCGAGAACAAGCCCAGGACTTGCGAGCCCGGCAACCGGCGTTGTCTCCCTGGTCCCTGGTGGGCTGGCAGGCGATGGCGGGTGTCGTGATGGTTGCTGGATGGGGTCTGTGGACCCTGCAAGGCGACAAAACCTGGTCGGCGCTGTTCGGTGCCGTCTCGGTGGTGGTGCCCAACGCCTTGATGGCGTGGGGGATGACCCGGCGATCAGCGATGGCTGGCAGCGCTTCGATGCTGTCGTTCATGGTCTGGGAGCTGATCAAGATCATTCTGGCGGTCGCCATCCTGGTGGCGGTCGTCCTGCGGTACCCCGCCTTGAGCTGGCCAGCCCTGCTGTCAGCCCTGGTGGTGTGTCTCAAAGCAAATTGGCTGGTCCTGCTTCGGCAGGGTCGAATCAGAAAATAG
- the atpB gene encoding F0F1 ATP synthase subunit A yields MAAEGHAPTSGEYITHHLQHWQKNFAFEDVKQTSIVDFSVFNFDSLIYSTVLGLLAVFLLWRAARKAHSGVPGRFQAAVEILVEMVDNQAKAVIHNEKSRRLIGPVALTVFVWIFFMNFMDMLPVDWLPSLFANHVAHDPAHAYQRVVPTADLSTTLSLSTFVLGLVFFYSLKIKGLGGWGHELISAPFGAHPVLWPFNFAMQVIEFVAKTVSHGMRLFGNMFAGELVFMLIALMGGGWALTGTGIGLAIGHVLAGTVWTLFHILVITLQAFIFMMLTLIYLGQAHDAH; encoded by the coding sequence ATGGCAGCAGAAGGACACGCGCCGACTTCGGGTGAATACATCACCCACCACTTGCAGCACTGGCAGAAGAACTTCGCCTTCGAGGACGTGAAGCAGACGAGCATCGTCGACTTCAGTGTCTTCAACTTCGATTCGCTCATTTACTCGACGGTTCTGGGCCTCCTGGCCGTGTTCCTGTTGTGGCGCGCCGCCCGCAAGGCCCATTCGGGCGTGCCGGGCCGCTTCCAGGCTGCCGTGGAAATCCTGGTCGAGATGGTCGACAACCAGGCCAAGGCCGTGATCCACAACGAGAAGAGCCGCCGCCTCATCGGCCCGGTCGCCCTGACCGTGTTCGTGTGGATCTTCTTCATGAACTTCATGGACATGCTGCCGGTTGACTGGCTGCCGTCCCTGTTCGCCAATCACGTCGCTCACGATCCGGCCCATGCGTATCAGCGCGTCGTGCCGACCGCCGACCTGTCGACCACGCTGAGCCTGTCGACCTTCGTGCTGGGCCTGGTGTTCTTCTACAGCCTCAAGATCAAGGGTCTGGGCGGCTGGGGTCACGAGCTGATCTCGGCCCCGTTCGGCGCTCACCCGGTGCTGTGGCCGTTCAACTTCGCGATGCAGGTCATCGAGTTCGTCGCCAAGACGGTCTCGCACGGCATGCGGCTGTTCGGCAACATGTTTGCCGGCGAACTGGTGTTCATGCTGATCGCCCTGATGGGCGGCGGTTGGGCCCTGACTGGAACCGGCATCGGCCTGGCCATCGGCCATGTGCTCGCCGGTACGGTCTGGACGCTGTTCCACATCCTGGTGATCACGCTGCAGGCCTTCATCTTCATGATGCTGACGCTGATCTACCTGGGTCAGGCGCACGACGCGCACTGA
- the atpE gene encoding F0F1 ATP synthase subunit C, whose protein sequence is MENILGLVALACGIIVGLGAIGASIGIALMGGKFLESSARQPELMNELQTKMFILAGLIDAAFLIGVAIALLFAFANPFAATLLANVAR, encoded by the coding sequence ATGGAAAACATCCTCGGTCTGGTCGCTCTGGCTTGCGGCATCATCGTTGGTCTGGGCGCGATCGGCGCTTCCATCGGCATCGCGCTGATGGGCGGCAAGTTCCTGGAATCGTCGGCTCGTCAACCCGAGCTGATGAACGAACTGCAAACCAAGATGTTCATTCTGGCCGGCCTGATCGACGCCGCCTTCCTGATCGGCGTTGCGATCGCCCTGCTGTTCGCCTTCGCCAACCCGTTCGCTGCGACTCTGCTGGCCAACGTTGCTCGCTGA
- a CDS encoding F0F1 ATP synthase subunit B yields MNINASLFIQWIPFAVLVFVTMRFIWPPIVKALDERADKIRSGLAAADQAKAELATANKKVDEQLAQTRNETTKLLSDAEKRGAAIVEEAKKRAEEEAAKIVAAAKADAEQQTVRAREVLREQVAALAVKGAEQILQREVNASVHAELLGRLKTEL; encoded by the coding sequence GTGAATATCAACGCAAGCCTGTTCATTCAGTGGATCCCGTTCGCCGTTCTGGTGTTCGTCACCATGCGGTTCATCTGGCCGCCGATCGTGAAGGCGCTGGACGAGCGCGCGGACAAGATCCGCTCGGGTCTGGCCGCCGCGGACCAGGCGAAGGCCGAATTGGCCACCGCCAACAAGAAGGTCGACGAGCAACTGGCGCAGACCCGCAACGAAACGACCAAGCTGCTGTCCGACGCTGAGAAGCGCGGCGCTGCCATCGTGGAAGAAGCGAAGAAGCGCGCGGAAGAAGAAGCCGCCAAGATCGTGGCTGCTGCCAAGGCCGATGCCGAGCAGCAGACGGTGCGTGCCCGTGAGGTCCTGCGCGAGCAGGTTGCCGCACTGGCCGTCAAGGGCGCCGAACAGATCCTGCAGCGCGAGGTCAATGCCAGCGTGCATGCCGAATTGCTGGGCCGTCTCAAGACGGAGCTGTAA
- a CDS encoding F0F1 ATP synthase subunit delta produces MAELATIARPYAEALFQVASSQDVKAWAEQLAALALVAQDSQLRQFAEDPKVDTEQVFQVMAAAAKLQLLPGVQNFLREVVTNGRLAALPAMVQQFHDLANAASGVADAHIFSAFPIEPAQLAEVVATLEKRFGRKLQANVELEPGLIGGIRVVVGDEVLDTSVKARLERMKVALTT; encoded by the coding sequence ATGGCTGAACTCGCAACCATTGCCCGTCCCTACGCCGAAGCCCTGTTCCAGGTGGCGTCCTCCCAGGACGTCAAGGCCTGGGCAGAGCAGCTCGCCGCGCTGGCCCTGGTCGCCCAGGACAGCCAGCTGCGCCAGTTCGCCGAAGACCCCAAGGTCGACACCGAACAGGTGTTCCAGGTGATGGCTGCCGCTGCGAAGCTGCAGCTGTTGCCCGGCGTGCAGAACTTCCTGCGCGAGGTGGTGACCAACGGCCGTCTGGCCGCGCTGCCGGCGATGGTCCAGCAGTTCCACGACCTGGCCAACGCGGCTTCCGGCGTGGCCGACGCGCACATCTTCAGCGCCTTCCCCATCGAGCCGGCTCAGCTGGCCGAGGTGGTGGCAACGCTGGAGAAGCGCTTCGGTCGCAAGCTGCAAGCCAATGTTGAGCTGGAGCCTGGCCTGATCGGCGGTATCCGTGTGGTGGTCGGCGACGAGGTGCTGGACACCTCGGTGAAGGCCCGCCTGGAACGCATGAAAGTGGCGCTGACCACCTGA